The sequence below is a genomic window from Humulus lupulus chromosome 3, drHumLupu1.1, whole genome shotgun sequence.
ACCTCAAACCGCATAAATCGCACCGCAAAAATGCGGTATGGTGCGGTGtggtttatacctatcgccaaataatttaacaattaaatattataattaagaaagattcataataaatctcataatcataaaatgtttaacaaaataattaaatatacaacaagctaataaactttaagcaaaacaataaaaatataacaaactaataacaaataaaaaatgtaatataaaagtaaatattattttaattaatgaggaatatctttagattgaagtagaatatgtgtatattatattatactatataaatatttatgcatcaattttaaatatagtaaaattgaaaaaaaaaatataaaaagttaatatatatattgaaccgcatttataaaatttaaaaccacaaaCCGCACCCCACATCGCGGTTTGGCAAAAATATAAACCGCAACTGCACCGCGAAGGGTTCTAAACCACAAATTGCGGTGCGGTGAAGACGGTTTGTGCGATgtgggcggttttatgaacaccaCTAATTCGTGTATAAATTCTTAATATTCCTACACTAacctttatttattgatttattttatttttaattattttaaataatttaaatatatttttcagatataaaaaataaaaaatttactatGATGTGGAGTTAATTGGGCAACTTTTGAGGTTGCTTGCTTTAGTCACTTTTAGTTTGAAGTAGTTTCAGCTTGAACCCTTGACTTGATTCGAGAGTTGAAACCCTCCGTGGCTGACTGGAACTGGAACTGGAACTGGACCTGTCAAACACTCCACTCTCATCTCCCTCATCAACGCTAGGCTCTCTCTTTTTCGCATTTTACCCATAGCCGAAGATGAggttctctttctttcttttcttttttcgttTGAAAACCATGGATTCCAGTTCTTGTTTTCTTTCTTGATAAACAACTCCatttttgttcttttcttttttggGTTTAACAGTCGGCATCCGGAGGTTCTGTGGGCTCAGCGATCCGATAAGGTATACCTGACGGTGGCTCTTCCTGACGCCAAAGACATCAATGTAAAGTGCGAGCCTCAGGGTTTGTTTTCTTTCTCAGCTTTGGGAGCTCAAGGAGAACGCTTTCACTTCAGTTTAGCACTTTATGGACCCATACTCCCTGAGGTGAGCAACACCCATTTCAACGAAGTGTTTATTTTTAAATACATTGGTTTTTCTCTATTGCTCAAAATCTCAGTGAGAAACAGTACCCATTTCACTTCAATTATTGCTATTGACTATTTCCCCTATTCATGATGGAGGAAATTTTTCAAAGTCAAACCAAATGGGGTTGCGTAAAAATGGGAGTTTATAGCAGATGTCTGATGTTATTTATTCAGAGATTTTTTTAAAGCTAATTTGTGAAATGTTCTATGTTTCGAAACACGCCCTTTTGCTCTGTGTTTGAAATAAATTTTAGAGACTATACTATACCAAGCTTCTTTATTTTTAGAGGGTTATTATCTACTGTAGATAGTTAAGTTACACtttaattttgttatttattattattattatactgaTGCAGGGTTGTAAGACAAAACCTGGATTAAGGAACATAATATGCTCAATCCAGAAAGAACAGAAAGGTTGGTGGAAACGATTATTGAAAACAGAAGAAAAACCTGCACCTTACCTGAAAGTTGATTGGAACAAGTGGTGTGATGAGGATGAGGAAGAGTCAAGATGTAAGTTGATCATATCCTTTCTTTTATTGGGTTTTTATTATTGGAACACTCTTTCATATGCTGCACAATACTTAACTTTGGCTCTGTAGTCTTCCTATTTTGCTATAGTTGTTCATGCATATGGTACTTGAATCTGAAGTTTGGGTTTTGTTAAATTATAAAAGACATGGAGAAAAGAAGTAGTGGTGTTTCTTAGTTTATCTGGGGACAAGGTTTGAGTTGATGAGTGTCTGATGCTCAAGGTCTTGTGCCTTTCGAATAAGATTTGCATGTCTATAGTGAATAAGCTTTGAATAGGGCGAAGGTTTTCATGGTCCATAAATGGGTGAAAACAAGAAGACAGTCAACGTTAGGAGTTCAGTTCAAGGATTGAGAAGCTTAAGTTTACTGTATTTGTTTTGTATTTGGATTGGTAATATTCCATAGTTCTTATTGAGCACTCTGAAAGTCTGAAGTGCTTATAGCATGAAAAATCTTTGTCATACTTTGGATAGTTTAAAGTTTACTTGTCATGTTGATAGGACAGTACACTTTGACTTTCCTTGTCccatataataattaataaacgTGAATTAACTAGTGCTAATTAGGTAGTGAAAAATGAGACATGTGAGCTACTAATCCTGCTTATTTATCAAATCAAAATAACCCTGATCTACCATAGTCAACTAGAATGGAAACAGTTACAAGACTTACCAGATATAGAACATGCAGTGTATTAAGACAAATAAACTCTGACTAGGAGGAACTTATAAAATGACCTAGAACATCCGAGAGACGTgagattttattttattctttttataaGAAACAGTGATGTATTGATAAAAGATGATTTAACTCATCTTAGTTACATCCAATGAGCCAGTATAATATATTGCAAACTATAACAACATATGGTACCAAACTAACATATACACTACTTGGCCTAGGCGGCTAGGCCAATTCAAAGCCACAGCTATCAGCGCATAGCAGCATCAAGGAGGATGAGTCTGGGAATTCCTTACTCTTAAAAATATACATTGCAACCCAGTATTTAACATTGTCTCACATAACTTCCATATTCTCTTCAATGCCATTGAATTTTTTATAAATTCCTTCCAACCAAACCACCTAAAGAACAATGAGAATGGCAACGTTGCATAGTATCTTCTTCCTTCTGCCCTTCTCTCCTTCACAGCCCCCTAAACCTACCACATGTTGCAAGGTCTACGTGACTTTAGTAAGTCCGAACCCAATCAATTTCGATCTGCTAAATAATCTCGAACTCATCTCAATTCTTTGTATAGAAGTTCTATCCTTACAACACATATACCCATATGCTTCcttttgaaaaagaaaataaataaagaagaagagagaaaccCTTATGCTTTGTCTGCCATCTACAAATTCCCAACCAAAATAATCACTCTTCCTTGCTTTTACTTGTCTTTTCTATAAATAGTTTTGTTCTAATCAAAGTGACGATGGTAAATCATTCTCTATCTCTATAAAAAATAGATCAAAGACCAGTAATCTCCTAGAAATTGGGGAAGATGATAATTTCTGATTTCCAAGATAAGCATTCAGAACTTTCACTTCTCTAAGTAACAGGTTTTGGTTTGGAGGATGTAACTAAGATGCCTCATATCACATTTTTTCAATACATTTCTGTTTCTTATAAAAAAGTGACACAATAGAACAACTTACAAATTATATCAAGCATTCCCAATCCATTTACAAATCAGAAAAGGAAAACAGGGAAAAAACTTTAACACACTTTAGGCCAATGAACTCCAACACAGTCTCCTTATCTTGAAAAAACCACTCATTTCTCCAGTCAAATGGCCCACAGCAATTTCAAATTAACTGTCTTTTCTTATCAAAGCTCCTTACAAGCTAAGCTCTTGGATCATCGAGGCATGACAAGTCCATGGGTTAGTCCATTGTAAACCGAATTCATCTAGGAACATAGTCCATAATCTTCTTGCAAACTGACAATGTAAAGAAATATGGTCAATTGTCTCAGACCTTTTTGTACAAAAAACACAACATGAAGGGAAAAGGGCTTTGTTTCTGAATATTGTCTATTGTGTTTATTTTAGATGTGCTACCAACCCCCCAAATACTTTGATCTTCACATGGGCGTATGCTTTCCATAAATGGTTCAAATTTCATTCCTAGCTTTTCATTCATTTAGTGGAGAAACATTGATTTACATGAAAAACCACCCCTCGGACCTAAAATCCACTCCCTCCCATCCTCCAATCTTGGACAAATGGATTTTCCATCAGGAAGGTCCAACAATTCCACTATAGGGACACTTCTCTATTGCTCTCTCTTCTACGAAAATGAAAATTCCAGCATGATTCTTCCCCTCAATAACTCCAATCATTCAGTAATTTTGAAAGCTGAAAATGAACTAAAGATCACTAGGTGGTAGGATTACTTTTCTAAATCACTTTGTTCATCCTTTCAGTAACTATGAATTGCAGAGTTCATGAATAATTCCTTTTTCAGCGCCTAGTTTGACTCATACAGAGTATTCAAGTTCTTGTATACATTCATTAACAGTCAATTACTGAATTTGAGATTTATTGCTCTCACAGATCGGCATCAAAGTTGAAGAATAGTGTGGGAAGAGTAAGGTATTAGGCTATTGAAAATTTCTAAAAGATTTTAAAAATTGATTAATGGAAGACAATATTCTCAATTTATATTGACTAAAACTGAGatcatttccaaaatctgtgttTTAGTTATatgctaaaaataaataaatcatgtTAGAAATCCTTATATGGTGTAAGAGCTTGAGAGGTGTGAGCATGTCTTCTTGCATCCTTGTCGATTTTTCGCATTTAGTAAGATATTGTAGAGGTCATTTGGATTATTACTGAATATTATTGGGTTTTCTTTTACAGCTGACTCTGCTTCGGAGGATGGCGATCATGCTGCGGTACACTGACTCCTTTATCATGCATAGTAAAAATAATGGTGTTACTTGAGTTTTTATTTTGATCTAATCATGGAATAATTAATCATTTTGCAGTATGTCGGTGAAGACGACGAAAGTAGTGATGATGAAGGAATGCTTTGTAAGTGCCCTTTTCTAATTTTCTCCCATGAACATGTTGTGTTGGTTTCATTCTCCTATAATCTTAAAATGAATTCTTCCAATGTTTTCCACATCTTTTCTTGTTGCTGTTTTGTTCAAATCATCTATCCTAAAACTGGAAGTAGCCATTATCCTCTTCTCTCTCTATTGCAACTTCCCTTTTCATAATGATTTTTAATTCCTAACATGGAATTGTAATGTGGTTACAGATCTCCCTGACCTGGAAAAGGCACGAGGAAACTAGCTATGGGGAGTACTAACAAGTAACATGCACCTGGCGATGCAGTTAAACAACTCCCTTATCAGATAATTGATAGGTATATATACTAGGGAACTGTTGAGTTTGATGaattataacatatatataactGAGACTGTACATAATCTGACAGTGCTTCCTTTATGCTCTAACTCTAACCTATGAATCGTTTGGTCTCTAAACTTGAGATGATTTTTGCTGCTGTAGTCATACTACCACGGGTATTATCCTTAAATTTTAGATTTTGATCACTATCTGGTTATTTTTTATGCGTTGATCACCATCTGCTGCGTTTACTTGCCTAAACATAAAATCcctttttaattttgttaatgtCGCATAGAAGTCAATAGGGTATTAGTAATACTTAGTTAAAACTTTCTTGTGCATAATTCAAAATCAGTTGCATCTGGGATTAGGAGGCCTTATGCTTGATTTGTACACAAGTCTATTTGCAAAACTTGAATGGGATGGGAAATGAGCCatcttttttctctcattttgTGGATTACCTGTTTGTTTTAGCAATATTATTAATAACACAGGCATATTTTTATGGACTCTCTCTGTCCATATCTTATCACATTTTCAGCTATCCTTAAAAATATGTTTCTTGGTTTtcacttaat
It includes:
- the LOC133824655 gene encoding co-chaperone protein p23-2, whose amino-acid sequence is MSRHPEVLWAQRSDKVYLTVALPDAKDINVKCEPQGLFSFSALGAQGERFHFSLALYGPILPEGCKTKPGLRNIICSIQKEQKGWWKRLLKTEEKPAPYLKVDWNKWCDEDEEESRSDSASEDGDHAAYVGEDDESSDDEGMLYLPDLEKARGN